AGCTGCCGTAGCAGCACTACAAATGATCAATTGCCAGAATAATAGACCTGTCAATCACTTAAAACATGCTTTGGCTGCCTAAGTGGTCAACGCGTTAACTACTAACTACTCAGTACTAACTACTATCCACTATCTTTGGCGCATGTTTAAGGAGATCCAATGGTTGTTGGCCAAGGAAATGAAAACCGAATGGAGGCAGCGTTATGCCACCGCCGGACTCTTGCTTTATGTGCTGTGTACGGTGTTCGTTTGCTACTTGTCCTTCCGTTTCCTGGATGATGCCACCACGTGGAATGCATTGTTCTGGGTGCTGGTCCTGTTTGGTGCCGTGAACGCAGGTGCACGTAGCTTTCTGCAGGAAAGTCCGGGACTGCAGTTATACTACTATGTCCTTGTCAGACCTCAGGCTGTGATCCTTTCAAAGACGATATACAACATGGTACTGCTGGTGTTGGTTTCATTGGCAAACTATGTCCTGATGACCATATTATTGGGCAATCCGGTTGAAGACAAATGGGCTTTCCTGTTGATATTGATCCCGGGAAGCAGCGGACTGGCAGGGGTGATCACCCTGGTTTCCGCCATTGCCGCCAGAGCCGGAAGGAACCCTGCACTGATGGCGATCCTGAGCTTTCCGTTGCTGATGCCTTTACTCATCACCCTGATCAAGGCTTCCCATTTTGCATTGATGGGAAAACCGGTAGGCGATTACATTGGTTTTTCCGGGGTACTTGTGCTCCTGAACATGATCATCATCACCCTATCCTATCTCTTATTTCCTTACCTTTGGAAAGAGTAACAATCATGAAAAAAGTTTGATGAAAAGACACTGGTGGAAATGGCTTGGCGTGATACTGGTAACCTATACCATTGTACAAGGTTTTCTGGGTGAGGTACCCAGGCTTCCCATTCTTCACGAGACCATTCGCAACCTTTATTTTCATGTGACGATGTGGTTTGCCATGATGTGCATGATGACCATCTCTCTGATCGGAAGCATCATGGTGCTTTCCCAACCGTTGAAAAAGCGTGACATCATGGCATCGGAATTTGCTTATACCGGTATGATGCTGGGTGTTCTCGGGCTGGTAACCGGAATGGTATGGGCCAAATACACCTGGGGCACCTGGTGGACATCGGACCCTCAACTGAACGGAGCCGCGATCACTATGCTTTCTTATGCTGCATATGCGGTATTGCGCAACGCCATCGATGACTCGGATAAACGGGCTCGCATAGCGGCTGTTTACAATAT
The Flavobacteriales bacterium genome window above contains:
- a CDS encoding heme exporter protein CcmB, which translates into the protein MFKEIQWLLAKEMKTEWRQRYATAGLLLYVLCTVFVCYLSFRFLDDATTWNALFWVLVLFGAVNAGARSFLQESPGLQLYYYVLVRPQAVILSKTIYNMVLLVLVSLANYVLMTILLGNPVEDKWAFLLILIPGSSGLAGVITLVSAIAARAGRNPALMAILSFPLLMPLLITLIKASHFALMGKPVGDYIGFSGVLVLLNMIIITLSYLLFPYLWKE
- the ccsA gene encoding cytochrome c biogenesis protein CcsA; this translates as MKRHWWKWLGVILVTYTIVQGFLGEVPRLPILHETIRNLYFHVTMWFAMMCMMTISLIGSIMVLSQPLKKRDIMASEFAYTGMMLGVLGLVTGMVWAKYTWGTWWTSDPQLNGAAITMLSYAAYAVLRNAIDDSDKRARIAAVYNIFAYTMMVVFIVILPKTGNVDSLHPGKGGNPGFNTYDLDNNMRMVFYPAIIGWILVSVWIANLRIRVRKLHNFES